A single region of the Hyphomicrobiales bacterium genome encodes:
- the recG gene encoding ATP-dependent DNA helicase RecG, whose amino-acid sequence MRPTILDPLFAPLSALSGVGPRMAQLFARLLDTAPEEARVIDLLFHLPHNGIDRRARPTIVEAVPGEVVTLDVTVTEHRPPPPGRGRAPFRVVVEDVTGDVTLAFFNMTQARLDKMLPLGAKRIVSGKIELWDGHRQMVHPDRILDADEADKLPPVEPVYGLTEGLAARYVARIAGGALERLPSLPEWQDGAWIQARGFPAFDTALRTLHHPIDMAPFAPEAPARRRLAYDELLATQLALALMRAQGRRRTGRGLAINGHLADAIRLHLPFALTASQEKAVAEIRSDLTSPHRMVRLLQGDVGSGKTVVALLAMANAAEAGRQAALMAPTEILARQHHARLAPLAAAAGIEVGLLTGRDKGAERAKTIAKLASGELSLVVGTHALFQEGVTFQDLGFAVIDEQHRFGVHQRFALGAKGDAVDLLVMTATPIPRSLVLSYFGDMDVSILSEKPAGRKPIDTRALPLDRLDEVVTGIGRALKQGARVYWVCPLVAESETLDVAAVEERHAMLQQFFGDHVGLLHGKMAGRDKDAAMGAFQRGGTRILVATTVIEVGVDVPEATIMVIEHAERFGLAQLHQLRGRVGRGAERSSCLLLYKAPLGEVAKARLGVIRETEDGFRIAEEDLKLRGEGEILGTRQSGAPDFKLARVDQDADLIAAARDDARLILEKDPRLTGPRGEALRYLLYLFERDEAIRLLRGAG is encoded by the coding sequence ATGCGTCCGACCATCCTCGATCCCCTGTTCGCACCACTCTCGGCCCTGAGCGGCGTCGGCCCCCGCATGGCGCAGCTGTTCGCGCGGCTGCTCGATACGGCACCCGAGGAGGCGCGGGTCATCGACCTGCTCTTCCATCTGCCCCATAACGGCATCGACCGGCGTGCCCGCCCAACCATCGTGGAAGCGGTGCCGGGCGAGGTAGTGACGCTGGACGTGACGGTGACAGAACACCGTCCGCCACCGCCCGGCCGCGGCCGGGCGCCCTTCCGCGTCGTGGTGGAGGACGTGACCGGCGACGTGACGCTTGCCTTCTTCAACATGACGCAGGCGCGCCTCGACAAGATGCTGCCGCTCGGCGCCAAGCGCATCGTATCGGGCAAGATCGAGCTGTGGGACGGACACCGGCAGATGGTGCATCCCGACCGGATCCTCGATGCGGACGAGGCCGACAAACTTCCTCCCGTAGAGCCCGTCTATGGTCTCACCGAGGGCCTGGCGGCCCGCTATGTCGCGCGCATCGCTGGCGGCGCGCTGGAGCGGCTCCCCTCGTTACCCGAATGGCAGGACGGTGCCTGGATCCAGGCACGGGGTTTCCCCGCCTTCGACACCGCCTTGCGGACATTGCACCACCCGATCGACATGGCGCCCTTCGCGCCCGAGGCGCCAGCGCGCCGGCGTCTGGCCTATGACGAACTCCTCGCGACCCAGCTTGCTCTCGCGCTGATGCGTGCGCAGGGACGACGGAGGACCGGGCGCGGCCTCGCCATCAACGGGCATCTCGCCGATGCGATTCGCTTACATCTGCCCTTCGCGCTGACGGCCTCGCAGGAGAAGGCCGTCGCCGAGATCCGCAGCGACCTCACTTCCCCTCACCGCATGGTGCGTCTGCTTCAGGGCGACGTCGGCTCCGGCAAGACCGTGGTGGCGTTGCTTGCCATGGCGAACGCCGCCGAGGCAGGCCGCCAGGCGGCGCTGATGGCGCCCACGGAGATCCTCGCCCGGCAGCATCACGCCCGTCTCGCGCCGCTCGCCGCGGCGGCCGGCATCGAAGTCGGCCTCCTGACGGGGCGGGACAAAGGCGCGGAGCGTGCGAAGACCATCGCCAAGCTCGCCAGCGGCGAGTTGAGCCTCGTCGTCGGCACACATGCCCTGTTTCAGGAGGGCGTGACCTTCCAGGACCTGGGCTTTGCCGTCATCGACGAGCAGCATCGCTTCGGCGTCCACCAGCGCTTCGCGCTCGGCGCCAAGGGCGACGCCGTCGACCTGCTGGTCATGACCGCGACGCCGATCCCGCGTTCGCTCGTGTTGAGCTATTTCGGCGACATGGATGTCTCGATCCTCAGCGAGAAGCCGGCCGGCCGCAAGCCGATCGACACCCGAGCGCTGCCGCTCGACCGTCTCGACGAGGTGGTCACCGGCATCGGCCGCGCGCTGAAGCAGGGCGCGCGGGTCTACTGGGTCTGCCCGCTCGTCGCCGAATCCGAGACACTCGACGTCGCAGCCGTCGAGGAACGGCACGCCATGCTGCAGCAGTTCTTCGGCGATCACGTCGGGCTGCTCCACGGCAAGATGGCCGGCCGCGACAAGGACGCCGCGATGGGGGCGTTCCAGCGGGGCGGGACGCGCATTCTCGTCGCGACCACGGTGATCGAGGTCGGTGTCGACGTGCCGGAAGCGACCATCATGGTGATCGAGCATGCCGAGCGCTTCGGCCTTGCCCAGTTGCACCAGCTCAGGGGCCGCGTCGGGCGTGGCGCCGAGCGCTCAAGCTGCCTCCTGCTCTACAAGGCGCCGCTCGGCGAGGTCGCCAAGGCGCGCCTTGGCGTTATCCGCGAGACTGAGGATGGCTTCCGCATCGCGGAGGAAGACCTGAAGCTGCGCGGGGAAGGTGAAATCCTCGGCACCCGGCAGTCCGGGGCGCCTGATTTCAAGCTCGCCCGGGTCGATCAGGACGCCGACCTCATCGCGGCCGCGCGGGACGACGCGCGGCTCATTCTGGAGAAGGACCCAAGGCTCACCGGACCACGCGGCGAGGCCCTGCGCTACCTGTTGTACCTGTTCGAGCGCGACGAAGCGATCCGGCTGCTGCGAGGCGCCGGCTGA
- a CDS encoding conserved hypothetical protein (Evidence 4 : Unknown function but conserved in other organisms) — MRLLKQRDHKKMPWKNGGGITYEVAAAPEGAALDAFDWRVSTALVEVPGPFSAFPGCDRVLTVLSGGPMALRVGDAPARMLDDTSTPFAFAADVTTAAEAVDTALLDLNVMVRRGRATATVTRHRGVNLRIGPRINAGIDARVGSRISLGEATTLVLTKGGSASLSNRPELMQDGDVLIVAPSDPPVTISPSSEAVLYEIKITVKHAS, encoded by the coding sequence ATGCGTCTTCTGAAACAGCGCGACCATAAGAAGATGCCGTGGAAGAACGGCGGCGGCATAACCTACGAGGTAGCGGCCGCCCCGGAGGGCGCGGCCCTCGACGCCTTCGACTGGCGGGTCAGCACGGCCCTCGTCGAGGTGCCGGGACCGTTCTCCGCCTTCCCCGGCTGCGACCGCGTGCTCACCGTACTGTCGGGGGGGCCCATGGCATTGCGGGTGGGTGACGCGCCCGCCCGCATGCTCGACGACACGAGCACGCCCTTCGCCTTCGCCGCCGACGTCACGACGGCCGCCGAGGCGGTGGATACAGCCCTGCTCGACCTCAATGTGATGGTGCGGCGCGGACGTGCCACCGCGACCGTCACCCGCCACCGCGGCGTCAACCTGCGGATCGGCCCAAGGATCAATGCCGGAATCGACGCTAGGGTCGGCTCGAGAATCAGCCTGGGTGAAGCGACGACACTCGTGCTTACCAAGGGCGGCTCCGCCTCGCTCAGCAATCGTCCCGAGTTGATGCAGGACGGCGACGTGCTGATAGTGGCACCATCCGATCCGCCAGTGACGATCAGCCCCTCTTCCGAGGCGGTACTGTACGAGATCAAGATCACCGTGAAACACGCCAGTTAG
- a CDS encoding conserved hypothetical protein (Evidence 4 : Unknown function but conserved in other organisms) — protein MAVIVKSFDDSYIFSDSFYNKHAHPPTRVSRLTLSAHGVEGAVLIDGKRMNALDLWDLCHRLVAIDAFDYIRIGSCHSARGGSASLACRLSKIFERGYVKGYMRSVWTLGQPDQISFAIKQYGMDSASMMLNSAMLKEPFIQKNDDEFHSMLFRRGVMIKEKIFSPYGR, from the coding sequence ATGGCGGTAATCGTTAAGTCATTTGATGACAGCTATATATTCAGTGATTCTTTTTATAATAAACACGCTCACCCGCCCACCAGGGTGAGTCGATTGACGCTGTCAGCGCATGGGGTGGAGGGCGCGGTCCTTATTGACGGCAAGCGGATGAACGCGCTGGATTTGTGGGATTTATGCCATCGCTTGGTTGCCATAGATGCTTTCGATTATATCAGAATTGGGAGTTGCCATTCGGCGCGCGGCGGTAGCGCTTCGCTTGCATGCAGGCTCTCCAAAATATTCGAAAGAGGATATGTCAAGGGATATATGAGATCGGTATGGACGCTGGGCCAACCCGACCAAATTAGTTTTGCGATAAAGCAATATGGAATGGACAGCGCCAGTATGATGTTAAATTCTGCGATGCTGAAAGAGCCTTTTATCCAGAAGAATGATGACGAGTTTCACTCGATGTTGTTTCGGAGAGGAGTGATGATCAAAGAAAAGATATTTAGCCCTTACGGTAGATGA
- the glmS gene encoding L-glutamine--D-fructose-6-phosphate aminotransferase produces the protein MCGIVGILGRGPVAAQVVDALKRLEYRGYDSAGVATLDGGRLDRRRAEGKLRNLEEKLAIVPLPGASGIGHTRWATHGRPNEANAHPHATARIAVVHNGIIENFRELKAELAADGVVFESETDTEVVAQLVSRELERGRSPVDAVATILPRLKGAFALAFLFTGEDDLMIGARHGAPLAIGYGQGEMYLGSDALALAPFTDSITYLDDGDWAVLTRAGATIHDHAGTVVRRPRQQIAQSAFIADKGNHRHFMAKEIHEQPEVVGRTIAHYVDLATGRVKLPTALPFDFAKLRRLVISSCGTAYYAGLVAKYWFERLARLAVDIDVASEFRYREMPLDEGELALFISQSGETADTLASLRYAKGEKQHVLSIVNVPTSTIARESDVVMPTLAGPEIGVASTKAFTCQLAVLLALAIAAGRARGTLSEAEEQRLVASLVAVPGAMADSLVHEREIEQLARELAKARDVLYLGRGPAFPLALEGALKLKEISYIHAEGYAAGELKHGPIALIDESMPVIVLAPHDGVFDKTVSNVQEVAARGGKIILIGEERAVEETGVTAFASIGMPALDPVIAPIVYAVPVQLLAYHTAVVMGKDVDQPRNLAKSVTVE, from the coding sequence ATGTGCGGCATCGTTGGAATTCTCGGCCGTGGGCCGGTGGCGGCGCAGGTCGTCGATGCGCTGAAGCGGCTCGAGTATCGCGGCTATGATTCGGCCGGCGTTGCCACGCTCGATGGTGGCCGGCTCGATCGCCGCCGCGCTGAGGGCAAGCTGCGCAATCTCGAAGAGAAGCTCGCCATTGTGCCGCTGCCGGGCGCCAGCGGCATCGGCCATACGCGTTGGGCCACCCATGGCCGCCCCAACGAGGCCAACGCCCATCCCCATGCGACCGCCCGCATAGCGGTGGTCCATAACGGTATCATCGAGAACTTCCGCGAACTGAAGGCTGAACTCGCGGCCGACGGCGTGGTCTTCGAAAGCGAGACCGATACGGAGGTTGTAGCCCAACTCGTCTCGCGTGAGCTGGAGCGTGGCCGTTCGCCGGTCGATGCGGTGGCCACCATCCTGCCGCGGCTGAAGGGCGCTTTCGCGCTCGCCTTTCTTTTCACCGGCGAGGACGACCTTATGATCGGTGCCCGGCACGGCGCCCCGCTTGCCATCGGCTATGGCCAGGGCGAAATGTATCTGGGCTCCGATGCACTGGCGCTCGCGCCCTTCACGGATAGCATCACCTATCTCGACGACGGAGACTGGGCGGTACTGACCCGCGCCGGCGCGACGATTCACGATCATGCCGGGACGGTTGTCAGGCGGCCGCGCCAGCAGATCGCCCAGAGCGCCTTCATCGCCGACAAGGGCAACCACCGACATTTCATGGCCAAGGAGATCCACGAGCAGCCGGAGGTGGTGGGGCGCACGATCGCCCACTACGTCGATCTCGCCACCGGCCGGGTGAAGCTGCCGACCGCGCTGCCCTTCGATTTCGCGAAGCTGAGGCGTCTCGTCATTTCGTCCTGCGGCACGGCCTATTACGCCGGCCTCGTTGCCAAATACTGGTTCGAGCGGCTGGCACGGCTTGCCGTCGATATCGACGTCGCCTCCGAGTTCCGCTATCGCGAAATGCCGCTGGACGAGGGCGAGCTCGCGCTGTTCATCTCCCAGTCCGGCGAGACCGCCGACACGCTCGCCTCTCTGCGCTACGCCAAGGGCGAGAAGCAGCATGTCCTGTCCATCGTCAACGTGCCGACCTCCACGATCGCGCGCGAAAGCGATGTGGTGATGCCGACACTGGCCGGGCCGGAGATCGGCGTCGCCTCGACCAAAGCCTTCACCTGCCAGCTCGCGGTGCTTCTGGCGCTCGCGATCGCGGCCGGGCGGGCGCGGGGCACTTTGTCGGAGGCCGAGGAGCAACGTCTTGTGGCCTCCCTCGTGGCCGTACCGGGTGCCATGGCCGACAGTCTCGTCCATGAGCGTGAGATCGAGCAGCTCGCCCGTGAACTCGCGAAGGCCCGTGATGTCCTTTATCTCGGCCGGGGACCGGCATTCCCGCTGGCGCTCGAGGGCGCGCTCAAGCTCAAGGAGATTTCCTACATTCACGCCGAGGGCTATGCGGCGGGCGAGCTGAAGCACGGGCCCATCGCGCTCATCGACGAGAGCATGCCGGTCATCGTGCTGGCGCCGCACGACGGCGTTTTCGACAAGACCGTCTCCAACGTGCAGGAAGTGGCCGCGCGGGGCGGCAAGATCATCCTGATCGGAGAGGAGCGGGCGGTCGAGGAGACCGGCGTCACGGCCTTCGCGTCCATCGGTATGCCAGCGCTCGATCCGGTCATCGCGCCGATCGTCTATGCGGTGCCGGTACAGCTCCTCGCCTATCACACCGCAGTGGTGATGGGTAAGGACGTCGACCAGCCCCGCAATCTCGCCAAATCGGTCACCGTTGAATAG
- a CDS encoding hypothetical protein (Evidence 5 : Unknown function), whose product MLHMPENNWASDWQKDTNYTKRDTERMIEAATRRSPALLTAFITRQLIVSAGPHTKARPGEGGDRRLHITVRKRGAEAFHIILKKMGGQLFITSIETRAHLEIEALRGRSPDSFTEQLVRCRR is encoded by the coding sequence ATGCTACACATGCCAGAGAACAACTGGGCATCTGACTGGCAGAAAGATACAAACTATACGAAACGTGACACCGAACGCATGATCGAAGCGGCAACCCGCCGCTCTCCGGCCCTGTTGACAGCTTTCATAACCCGCCAGCTCATAGTCAGCGCAGGTCCGCATACGAAAGCCCGCCCCGGCGAAGGCGGCGACCGCCGCTTGCACATCACTGTCCGAAAGCGGGGCGCAGAAGCATTCCATATCATCCTCAAGAAAATGGGCGGCCAGCTTTTTATCACATCGATCGAAACCCGTGCGCATCTCGAAATCGAGGCTCTGCGCGGACGCTCGCCGGATAGCTTTACAGAACAGTTGGTGCGATGCAGACGATGA
- a CDS encoding putative membrane protein (Evidence 3 : Putative function from multiple computational evidences), with product MLTCVFKAAPLLGRGGGRFCREGSALTDGDRDERLPGGGTDEALLPSAHDVVRDMTTLSGPTTFGARLKTYFFTGLIVAGPLAITAYIIWWLVTLVDGWVKPLIPLSYLPETYLPFAIPGFGLIVAFVGLTLLGFLTAGLVGRTLLSFGERVLARMPVVRGLYKGVKQVFETIFSQSGSSFRKVGLVQFPAPGMWSIVFLSAPPSEEMASHMPEAGDYVSAFMPCTPNPTTGFFFFVPRKDLVEVSISVEDAAKLIMSAGMIQPAANAQAKLAQLAETARLTADPIPSPRVAEKVE from the coding sequence GTGCTAACCTGCGTATTCAAGGCCGCGCCCCTGCTAGGGCGTGGTGGGGGCAGGTTTTGCAGAGAAGGCTCGGCTTTGACCGACGGCGATCGCGATGAAAGGCTGCCGGGTGGGGGGACCGATGAGGCGCTCCTGCCGAGCGCCCATGATGTCGTGCGTGACATGACGACATTGAGCGGTCCCACGACCTTCGGCGCGCGCCTCAAGACCTATTTCTTCACCGGGCTCATCGTCGCTGGTCCGCTCGCCATCACCGCCTATATCATCTGGTGGCTGGTCACCTTGGTGGATGGCTGGGTCAAGCCTCTCATCCCCTTGTCCTATCTGCCCGAGACCTATCTGCCCTTCGCGATTCCGGGCTTCGGCCTGATCGTGGCCTTCGTGGGGCTGACGCTGCTCGGCTTCCTCACCGCGGGCCTTGTCGGCCGCACCTTGCTCAGCTTCGGCGAGCGGGTCCTCGCGCGCATGCCTGTGGTGCGTGGCCTCTACAAGGGTGTGAAGCAGGTCTTCGAGACCATATTCTCCCAATCCGGGAGTTCCTTTCGGAAGGTCGGGCTGGTGCAGTTTCCGGCGCCGGGCATGTGGTCCATCGTCTTCCTCTCGGCGCCGCCCTCCGAGGAGATGGCCTCGCATATGCCTGAAGCGGGCGATTATGTCAGCGCATTCATGCCCTGCACGCCCAATCCCACCACGGGCTTCTTCTTCTTCGTGCCACGCAAGGACCTGGTCGAGGTCTCGATCAGTGTCGAAGACGCCGCCAAGCTGATCATGTCGGCGGGCATGATCCAGCCAGCCGCCAATGCCCAGGCCAAGCTCGCGCAGCTCGCGGAAACCGCGCGCCTGACCGCCGATCCAATCCCATCACCGCGGGTCGCCGAGAAAGTCGAGTAG
- a CDS encoding FAD assembly factor SdhE, giving the protein MDAEHDAHAVRLRRLKFRAWHRGMREMDLIFGRFADARLPELDEADLAVFEALLDEQDKDIFSWYCGEVPIPPHYDTPFFTKLRAFPVHQM; this is encoded by the coding sequence ATGGACGCTGAACACGATGCGCACGCGGTCCGACTACGCCGGCTCAAGTTTCGCGCTTGGCATCGTGGTATGCGCGAGATGGACCTGATCTTCGGCCGTTTCGCCGATGCGAGGCTTCCCGAGCTCGACGAGGCCGATCTTGCCGTTTTCGAGGCCCTGCTCGACGAGCAGGATAAGGACATTTTCTCATGGTATTGCGGAGAAGTTCCCATTCCGCCGCACTATGACACGCCGTTCTTTACGAAGCTGCGAGCCTTTCCAGTCCATCAGATGTGA